A window from Heteronotia binoei isolate CCM8104 ecotype False Entrance Well chromosome 15, APGP_CSIRO_Hbin_v1, whole genome shotgun sequence encodes these proteins:
- the LOC132584415 gene encoding olfactory receptor 5F1-like, translating to MERMNQTIVTEFILLGLLDDPSIQSVLFATGLLIYMFTLAGNLAIIALIRTAQHLQNPMYFLLSNLAFTEICYISSTMPKMLWDLVAGNNTISFAGCAFQMFCFLTTVATEGALLSVMAYDRYAAICHPLHYTLLMSQPVLRWLVAMSWAIGGVNGTVDTAFVFSLNFCGPNKIVHFFCDIPPVLQLSFSTCASHLTVVSIFYSTGIFTYLRPSSGRSKEDGRLISVLYTIITPLLNPLIYSLKNKEMQAALLNVLGKKQHSQL from the coding sequence ATGGAAAGAATGAACCAGACAATTGTGACAGAATTCATTCTCTTGGGACTGTTGGATGACCCTAGCATCCAATCTGTCCTTTTTGCTACAGGGCTGTTGATATACATGTTCACATTAGCAGGGAATCTGGCAATTATTGCTTTGATACGGACTGCCCAGCACCTCCAGAATCCAATGTACTTCTTGCTGAGCAATCTGGCATTTACTGAGATCTGCTACATCAGCTCCACCATGCCAAAGATGTTATGGGATCTCGTGGCAGGGAATAACACCATCTCCTTTGCTGGCTGTGCATTCCAGATGTTCTGCTTTCTAACCACAGTAGCTACGGAAGGTGCTTTACTCTCAGTCATGGCATATGATCGCTATGCTGCCATTTGCCACCCATTGCACTATACATTGCTCATGAGCCAACCTGTGCTCAGATGGCTTGTCGCAATGTCATGGGCGATTGGAGGAGTTAACGGCACTGTCGATACTGCCTTTGTTTTCTCCTTGAACTTCTGTGGTCCCAATAAGATAGTGCACTTCTTTTGTGACATCCCACCTGTCTTGCAGCTGTCATTCTCTACTTGTGCCTCCCATCTTACTGTGGTGAGTATCTTTTACAGCACAGGTATCTTCACTTACCTGAGACCTTCTTCTGGCCGCTCCAAGGAAGATGGCCGTTTGATCTCTGTGCTGTATACCATCATCACCCCTTTGCTGAACCCTCTAATCTACAGCCTCAAAAACAAAGAAATGCAGGCAGCACTTCTGAATGTTCTTGGAAAGAAGCAACATAGTCAGCTCTGA